In Leptotrichia hongkongensis, one genomic interval encodes:
- a CDS encoding elongation factor G: MRIYDSSNIRNIGILGHSGSGKSNMVEGLEFTAGLASRITGNENDTKITSSLSLHTIEYQGTKYNFVDIPGYSDFFGEVESGLAAVDGAIIIVDGTTDLTVGTETALELTDSRNIPRFIFVNKIDNEKADYEKILSQLREKYGKRIAPFHVAWGKGNGFRGHINVVDMFAREFDKGKNECKTVDMPADMDNQINPVREMLLEAVAETDEELMDKYFNGIEFTTAEIHRGLRQGVLDCSVIPVICGSTLKNIGLHTAFDIVKDFLPSPSDNQKIQPEKNEFVCQIFKTTIDSFLGKVSYAKIYSGEIKQDSDVFNINKKTKEKIGKINTFVTNKMEEIQKGIAGDIVVFSKFNSTGTSDTLSASEKETSLKDITFPKPQLFVAIEPINKNDDEKMSLGLNRLMEEDPAFRWHRNLETNQTILGVQGELHCATVIEKLKAKFGITIKTVELKVPYRETIKGTSDVQGKHKKQSGGHGQYGDVLIKFSHINDEDFVFEETITGGSVPKSYIPAVEKGLRESLKEGVLAGYPVTNIKAVLYDGSYHDVDSSELAFKIAANLAFKKGMLEAKPILLEPIMELTIIVPEEYIGDIIGDINKKRGKVMGMEAHKGTKQKITAEAPMSETFKYANELKAITQGRGYFEMKLIRYEELMGDLAQKVIESRKNRN, encoded by the coding sequence ATGAGAATATATGACAGCAGTAACATTAGAAACATTGGTATTTTGGGACATAGCGGTTCTGGAAAAAGTAATATGGTGGAAGGTCTTGAATTTACAGCAGGGCTTGCCAGCCGTATTACAGGTAATGAAAATGATACTAAAATTACAAGTTCTCTCAGCCTTCATACCATAGAATATCAAGGGACAAAATATAATTTTGTAGATATTCCAGGCTATAGTGATTTTTTTGGAGAAGTTGAATCTGGACTTGCGGCAGTTGATGGAGCTATTATTATTGTTGATGGGACTACTGATTTGACAGTTGGGACTGAAACGGCTCTTGAACTTACAGACAGCAGAAATATTCCACGATTTATCTTTGTAAACAAAATTGACAATGAAAAGGCAGACTATGAAAAGATTCTTTCACAATTAAGAGAAAAATATGGAAAACGAATTGCTCCATTTCATGTGGCTTGGGGAAAAGGAAATGGATTTAGAGGTCATATTAATGTAGTTGATATGTTTGCAAGAGAGTTTGATAAAGGAAAAAATGAGTGCAAGACTGTAGATATGCCAGCTGATATGGACAATCAGATAAATCCTGTTCGTGAAATGCTGTTAGAGGCTGTTGCAGAAACAGATGAGGAATTAATGGATAAATATTTTAATGGGATTGAATTTACAACAGCTGAAATTCATCGTGGACTTAGACAGGGAGTGCTTGACTGTTCAGTAATTCCTGTTATTTGTGGTTCAACTTTAAAAAATATCGGACTTCATACAGCTTTTGATATTGTAAAGGACTTTTTGCCATCGCCTTCTGATAATCAAAAGATACAGCCTGAAAAAAATGAGTTCGTTTGCCAGATTTTCAAGACAACTATAGATTCTTTCCTTGGAAAAGTTTCTTATGCCAAAATTTATTCTGGTGAAATCAAGCAAGATAGCGATGTTTTTAACATTAATAAAAAAACGAAAGAAAAAATTGGGAAAATAAATACATTTGTAACAAATAAAATGGAAGAAATTCAAAAAGGAATTGCAGGAGACATTGTCGTATTCTCAAAATTTAACAGCACAGGTACTTCTGATACATTATCAGCAAGTGAGAAGGAAACTTCATTAAAGGATATAACTTTTCCAAAACCGCAGTTATTTGTGGCAATAGAGCCTATAAATAAAAATGATGATGAAAAAATGTCATTAGGACTCAATCGTCTAATGGAAGAAGATCCAGCATTCAGATGGCACAGAAACCTTGAAACAAACCAGACAATTCTCGGAGTACAAGGAGAGCTGCATTGTGCCACAGTTATCGAAAAATTAAAAGCAAAATTCGGAATAACAATAAAAACTGTAGAATTAAAAGTTCCGTACAGGGAAACAATTAAAGGTACTTCTGATGTTCAGGGAAAACATAAGAAACAGTCTGGAGGGCATGGACAATATGGAGATGTATTAATTAAATTTTCACATATCAACGATGAAGATTTTGTCTTTGAAGAAACAATCACAGGAGGAAGCGTTCCAAAATCATATATTCCAGCGGTAGAAAAAGGATTAAGGGAATCTCTTAAGGAAGGGGTGCTGGCAGGATATCCTGTAACGAATATAAAAGCAGTTTTATACGACGGATCGTATCACGATGTTGATTCTTCTGAACTAGCCTTCAAAATTGCAGCAAACTTGGCTTTCAAGAAAGGAATGCTTGAGGCAAAACCTATATTGCTCGAACCAATTATGGAGCTTACAATCATCGTTCCAGAAGAATATATTGGAGATATAATAGGAGATATTAACAAAAAACGTGGAAAAGTAATGGGAATGGAGGCTCACAAAGGAACAAAACAAAAAATTACTGCCGAAGCTCCAATGTCTGAAACTTTCAAATATGCCAACGAATTAAAGGCAATCACGCAGGGACGGGGATACTTTGAAATGAAACTCATAAGATACGAAGAATTAATGGGAGATTTGGCACAAAAAGTAATTGAAAGCAGAAAAAATAGAAACTAA
- a CDS encoding 5-formyltetrahydrofolate cyclo-ligase — protein sequence MKKTKTDLQIKKDKIRKEILAKRNILSDKDINEKSDLIIKNLASYIENVQNIMIFMDMKTEVKITKLLELYPKKNFFISKITNSKNREMKINKYNKNELILHKFGYYESSSNDFYDEEILDVVIVPALAFDSKKNRIGFGGGYYDTFLEKVRQKNNKALFIGVCYDFQIIDNIPTEKHDVTLDFVVSENKIII from the coding sequence ATGAAAAAAACAAAAACAGATTTACAGATAAAAAAAGATAAAATTAGAAAAGAAATTCTGGCAAAAAGGAATATTCTTTCTGATAAAGATATTAATGAAAAAAGTGATTTAATCATAAAAAATTTGGCTTCATATATTGAGAATGTTCAAAATATAATGATTTTTATGGATATGAAAACCGAAGTGAAAATCACAAAGCTACTAGAACTTTATCCCAAGAAAAATTTTTTTATTTCTAAAATTACAAATAGCAAGAATAGAGAAATGAAAATCAATAAATATAATAAAAATGAACTTATTTTACACAAATTTGGATATTATGAATCTTCTTCCAACGATTTTTATGATGAAGAAATATTGGATGTTGTCATCGTTCCTGCTCTTGCCTTTGATTCTAAGAAAAATCGGATTGGGTTTGGTGGAGGATATTATGACACTTTTTTGGAAAAAGTCAGACAGAAAAATAATAAAGCTCTATTTATTGGAGTTTGTTATGATTTTCAGATAATTGATAACATTCCAACTGAAAAACATGATGTAACTTTAGATTTTGTAGTTAGTGAAAATAAAATTATAATCTAA
- the cobU gene encoding bifunctional adenosylcobinamide kinase/adenosylcobinamide-phosphate guanylyltransferase → MGLIFVTGGAKSGKSKFAEEMLLKLNNGKQKNVYLATSIVFDEEMKEKVRLHKERRENNWVTVETYKNFEISLNDFFKNNNEIQHNMLVDCLTNMVTNIIFEERDIDWDNFDKNLYVQIVEKLNKNVENSVNELLKVSQNFENVIIVSNELGMGLVPSYPLGRYFREIAGKMNQIVAEKADEVYFVVSGIPMKIK, encoded by the coding sequence ATGGGATTAATTTTTGTTACTGGCGGAGCTAAAAGCGGAAAGAGCAAGTTTGCAGAAGAAATGCTGTTAAAATTAAATAATGGAAAACAAAAAAATGTATATTTAGCTACTTCAATTGTCTTTGATGAGGAAATGAAGGAAAAGGTGAGACTACACAAAGAAAGACGTGAAAACAATTGGGTTACCGTCGAAACTTACAAAAATTTTGAAATTTCATTAAATGATTTTTTTAAAAATAATAATGAAATACAGCACAACATGCTTGTAGACTGCCTTACAAATATGGTTACTAATATAATTTTTGAAGAAAGAGATATTGACTGGGATAATTTTGATAAAAATTTATATGTTCAAATTGTGGAAAAATTAAATAAAAATGTGGAAAATTCAGTAAATGAACTTCTTAAAGTCAGTCAAAATTTTGAAAATGTAATAATTGTATCAAATGAACTGGGAATGGGGCTTGTTCCTAGTTATCCTCTTGGAAGGTATTTTCGTGAAATTGCTGGAAAAATGAATCAGATTGTTGCAGAAAAGGCAGATGAGGTATATTTTGTAGTTTCTGGAATTCCAATGAAAATAAAATAA
- a CDS encoding spherulation-specific family 4 protein, which translates to MKKKLKNNNFLIPSFLAGITGLGFGKAVNSNNNPSINISSGNSFSNKQNLLNNENIEFSKNEEIYDIIKSNLKNENEFKVDFGYTDGFHKSKDDDKKNNHIIDNDFAENEATIPYVIINPANGPSDKADYDYVVQIKKNKELGIKNLGYVTTNEYTKSIKKVCSEIDKYIHFYGSDNISGIFLDEVSSGTNPLEIDYMAQIYNYIKNKYPDSIIVANPGGTVTDEMSKYSDLWLTSEVSANNYINHWTPRTYNFENNPENASRIVHVVHSAAPEQYETLLKLSKERNAGFLMITTDVPNVPYENLPQNFENLILSINNPELENLSNIRNDLTETSILDNSYIKSESIDSKNSTSEQIVNNTQTESYNHNSDQFVSSGKYSIAGNLEISSLDFWKLLDFHYKDNVKNFSKNVFNPHFNFGYNILEEFIINASNKISESGDFEIDTKLYLKNSNKII; encoded by the coding sequence ATGAAAAAAAAGTTGAAAAATAATAATTTTTTGATTCCATCCTTTTTAGCAGGCATAACGGGCTTGGGCTTTGGAAAAGCAGTAAACTCGAATAATAATCCATCCATAAATATTTCAAGCGGCAATTCATTTTCAAATAAACAAAACTTGTTGAATAACGAAAATATTGAATTTTCAAAAAATGAAGAAATTTACGATATTATAAAAAGTAATTTAAAAAATGAAAACGAATTTAAAGTGGATTTTGGCTATACAGATGGTTTTCATAAAAGCAAGGATGATGATAAAAAAAATAATCATATTATAGATAATGACTTTGCAGAAAATGAAGCAACGATTCCTTACGTCATTATCAATCCTGCAAATGGTCCTTCTGACAAGGCTGATTATGACTATGTTGTTCAAATTAAAAAAAACAAGGAGCTTGGAATTAAAAATCTTGGATATGTAACCACAAATGAATATACTAAAAGTATCAAAAAAGTATGTTCTGAAATTGACAAATATATACATTTTTATGGCTCTGATAATATTTCTGGAATTTTCCTTGATGAAGTTTCATCAGGTACAAATCCATTAGAAATCGATTACATGGCACAAATATATAATTATATAAAAAATAAGTATCCCGACTCAATCATAGTCGCAAATCCTGGAGGAACAGTAACAGATGAAATGTCCAAATATTCTGATTTATGGCTAACGAGTGAAGTATCTGCAAATAACTATATCAATCATTGGACTCCAAGAACTTACAATTTTGAAAATAATCCTGAAAATGCAAGCCGTATTGTCCATGTTGTTCACTCTGCAGCACCAGAACAATATGAAACATTACTAAAATTGTCAAAAGAACGAAATGCAGGATTTTTGATGATTACAACCGATGTTCCAAACGTTCCTTATGAAAATTTGCCACAAAATTTTGAAAACTTAATATTATCAATAAACAATCCTGAACTTGAAAATCTTTCAAATATAAGAAATGATTTAACTGAAACATCAATATTAGATAATTCATACATAAAATCCGAATCTATTGATTCAAAAAATTCTACATCCGAACAAATTGTGAATAATACCCAAACAGAAAGCTACAATCATAATTCAGACCAGTTTGTATCTTCTGGAAAATACAGTATCGCTGGAAATCTTGAAATATCGAGCCTTGATTTTTGGAAACTTTTGGATTTTCATTATAAAGACAACGTAAAAAACTTCTCCAAAAATGTATTCAATCCCCATTTTAACTTTGGATACAATATTTTAGAAGAATTTATCATAAATGCTTCAAATAAAATAAGTGAATCTGGAGATTTTGAAATTGATACTAAACTCTATTTAAAAAATAGCAATAAAATTATATAA